One Sander vitreus isolate 19-12246 chromosome 22, sanVit1, whole genome shotgun sequence DNA segment encodes these proteins:
- the emc9 gene encoding ER membrane protein complex subunit 9: MGEVELSCRAYVKMYLHACLFPRCSINGLLLSSSPAGGPVCVTDCVPLLHSHLSLAPITQLALTQVDVWCSQTQQRIVGYYQANACVSDSNPTPCALKIADKISEQFDNAVLLMLDGSKMSSDYRVPPIVMYERKDSKWLLKDKHTIMLRQWEETRAIAGQMLELGDHALLVDFDSHLDDITKDWTNQKLNTKIAELTSPANGNI, from the exons ATGGGCGAGGTGGAGCTGTCCTGTCGGGCTTATGTGAAGATGTATCTGCACGCCTGTCTGTTTCCGCGGTGCAGCATCAACGGGCTGCTGTTGTCGTCCAGCCCGGCAGGCGGCCCTGTCTGTGTGACAGACTGTGTCCCGCTGCTTCACTCCCACCTGTCCCTGGCTCCCATCACTCAGCTGGCCCTCACACAG GTGGATGTGTGGTGTTCACAGACTCAGCAGAGGATTGTGGGATACTATCAGGCCAACGCCTGCGTATCAGATAGCAA CCCGACTCCGTGCGCCCTGAAGATAGCCGATAAGATTTCTGAGCAGTTTGACAACGCAGTTTTGTTAATG CTTGATGGCAGTAAGATGTCTTCAGACTATCGGGTTCCTCCCATCGTGATGTACGAGCGCAAAGATTCAAAATGGCTgctcaaagacaaacacac gaTAATGCTGCGACAGTGGGAGGAGACTCGGGCGATAGCCGGTCAGATGCTGGAGTTGGGCGATCATGCGCTATTGGTGGATTTTGACAGCCACTTGGACGACATAACAAAGGACTGGACCAATCAGAAACTGAACACCAAGATAGCCGAGCTCACCTCGCCGGCCAACGGGAACATCTAG